One stretch of Gadus chalcogrammus isolate NIFS_2021 chromosome 14, NIFS_Gcha_1.0, whole genome shotgun sequence DNA includes these proteins:
- the LOC130403881 gene encoding FERM domain-containing protein 5-like, giving the protein MLSRLMSGSIRSLDREYDCTVRLLDDSEYTCTIQRDAKGQYLFDLICHHLNLLEKDYFGIRYVDPDKQRHWLEFSKSIAKQMKSQPPFTMCLRVKFYPPDPAALKEEITRYLVFLQIKRDLYHGRLLCKTSDAALLAAYILQAEIGDYDPGKHPEGYSSKFQFFPKHSERLERRISDIHKTELIGQSPDTSELNFLQKAQSLETYGIDPHPCKDVSGNPAFLAFTPFGFTVLQGNRRIHFLNWDEVTKLKFEAKTFHVYANQKEDKKIILTYFAPTPEACKHLWKCGVENQAFYKLEKSSQVRTVSSSNLFFKGSRFRYSGRVAKEVMEQSAKIKRDPPEIHRAGLVPSRSCPSITHGPRLTSVPRTRRRAVHISIMEGLESLRDSAHSTPVRSVSHGDTFMRRSRGHLADSREAGPSGSGVISDEAYSPSDSVLPTPVAEHGGAEMSLGRHLNGTSRGAGDEEGGAESETAQERGGQGAEPGPGKRGALRAGGRSRTSTPGGAGGDVEELNKFVLSVLRLFLVTMGLLGALLLLLLVLTESDLDIAFLRDIRRTPEFQQFHLEYFCPLRRWLACKVRWMGGFLVSQ; this is encoded by the exons CGAGATGCCAAGGGACAGTACCTGTTCGACCTCATCTGCCACCACCTCAACCTGCTGGAGAAAGACTACTTTGGCATCAGATATGTGGACCCAGACAAGCAGAGG CATTGGCTGGAGTTCTCCAAATCAATTGCCAAACAGATGAAAT CCCAGCCCCCCTTCACCATGTGTCTGCGGGTCAAGTTCTACCCCCCGGACCCTGCCGCCCTGAAGGAGGAGATCACCAG ATACCTGGTCTTCCTACAGATTAAGAGGGATCTGTATCACGGCCGACTTCTGTGCAAGACCTCGGACGCTGCCCTACTGGCTGCCTACATACTCCAAG CGGAGATCGGGGACTACGACCCGGGGAAACACCCCGAGGGCTACAGCTCCAAGTTCCAGTTCTTCCCCAAACACTCGGAGCGGCTTGAGCGCCGCATCTCAGACATCCACAAGACCGAGCTGAT AGGACAGTCTCCAGACACATCTGAACTCAACTTCCTACAGAAAGCTCAGAGTCTGGAGACGTACGGCATCGATCCTCACCCCTGCAAG GATGTGTCTGGTAACCCAGCCTTCTTGGCCTTCACTCCATTTGGCTTCACTGTACTCCAAGGAAACAGGAGGATACACTTCCTTAActg GGATGAGGTGACCAAACTCAAGTTTGAGGCAAAGACGTTCCATGTTTACGCTAATCAGAAGGAG GATAAGAAGATCATCCTGACGTACTTTGCTCCTACCCCCGAGGCCTGTAAGCACCTGTGGAAGTGTGGAGTGGAGAACCAGGCCTTCTACAA GTTGGAGAAGTCCAGCCAGGTGCGCACGGTGTCCAGTAGTAATCTCTTCTTTAAGGGAAGTCGCTTCAGATACAG TGGAAGAGTTGCAAAAGAAGTGATGGAACAAAGTGCCAAAATAAAGAGAGACCCCCCTGAGATCCACAG AGCTGGCCTGGTCCCTAGTAGGAGTTGTCCCTCCATCACCCATGGCCCTCGTCTGACCAGTGTTCCCCGCACCCGACGGAGGGCTGTCCACATCTCCATCATGGAAG GTCTGGAGTCGCTCCGGGACAGTGCCCATTCCACGCCAGTGCGCTCTGTCTCCCACGGCGACACCTTCATGCGGCGCTCGCGGGGCCACCTGGCGGACAGCAGGGAGGCCGGCCCCTCGGGGTCGGGGGTCATCTCGGACGAGGCCTACAGCCCGTCGGACAGCGTGCTGCCCACGCCCGTGGCCGAGCACGGCGGCGCCGAGATGTCGCTGGGCCGCCACCTCAACGGGACGTCCCGCGGAGCCGgcgacgaggaggggggggcggagtcagagacggcccaggagagggggggccagggggcggagccgggcCCGGGCAAGAGGGGGGCGTtgcgggcgggggggaggagcaggacctCGACCCCCGGGGGCGCCGGCGGGGACGTGGAGGAGCTGAACAAGTTTGTTCTGAGCGTCCTGCGCCTGTTCCTGGTCACCATGGGTCTGCTGGgggcactgctgctgctgctgctggtgctgaccGAGTCGGACCTGGACATCGCCTTCCTCCGGGACATCCGCAGGACGCCAGAGTTCCAGCAGTTCCACCTGGAGTACTTCTGCCCGCTGCGGCGCTGGCTCGCCTGTAAGGTACGCTGGATGGGCGGCTTCCTCGTCAGCCAATAA